The genomic window AAAGGGAGAGCGCGAGAGGGGAGAACCCTTTGCAAAGGGTTTCCCCTCTCGCATCGCCTTCCTCCCCTTTCTCCTCCTCCTACCCCTTCTCCTCACCATTGCCTGCGGCCGGGAAAAAGGGCCCGAGGTACGCCTGGGCTTTATCGCCAGCTTCAGCGGCGACGATTTCCGCACCGGCCGCGACACCCTGGAGGCGGCCCGCTTCGCGGTGGAACAGGCCAACAAGGGCGGCTTCCCGACCATCGACGGCAAGCCCTGCCGCGTGACCCTGTTCGTGGCCGACGACAAGGCCGCGCCCGGACAGGCGGCGCGGGCCGTGCGCGATCTGGTCGAGAAAGACCACGTCATGGCCATCATCGGCCCCTACGCCAGCGAAACGGCCAATGCCGCCGCCCTGGCCGCCGACGCCGCCGGCGTGCCCCTGATCGCGCCCTCGGCCACGGCCGCCGTGGTCACGGCCGGCCGGCCCCACATCTTTCGCATCGCCTTCACCGACGCCTTCCAGGGACAGGTCCTCGGCCGGCTGGCCCGCAACAGCCTTGGCCTCGCCAGCGTCTCGGTCATCGCCAACCACAACAACCTGTCGAGCATGTCCCTGACCGGCGCGTTCCTGAAAGCCTTTGCCGCCTGCGGCGGCACGGCGCGCGTCTTTTACTACGAGGACCGCACCCGGGACTTCGGCGGCATCGTGAAACAGGCCCTGGCCGACGCGCCCCAAGGAGTATTCCTGCCCAATTCCAGCAAGGACGCGGTGCTGACCGCCCTGGCCCTGCGCCGTGCCGGCTTT from Solidesulfovibrio fructosivorans JJ] includes these protein-coding regions:
- a CDS encoding ABC transporter substrate-binding protein is translated as MTPARVKSLGKGERERGEPFAKGFPSRIAFLPFLLLLPLLLTIACGREKGPEVRLGFIASFSGDDFRTGRDTLEAARFAVEQANKGGFPTIDGKPCRVTLFVADDKAAPGQAARAVRDLVEKDHVMAIIGPYASETANAAALAADAAGVPLIAPSATAAVVTAGRPHIFRIAFTDAFQGQVLGRLARNSLGLASVSVIANHNNLSSMSLTGAFLKAFAACGGTARVFYYEDRTRDFGGIVKQALADAPQGVFLPNSSKDAVLTALALRRAGFTGTLFGGDAWNGPEVSGLAAFDGSFFVDHWREDCPRPASKTYAEAFRRERRHPPTEMGALTQDAVDVVLAAVGKARSVAPEAVTKALMALPPHKGVTGTFDFVDDGNPSKSLLITKVIGNGQTKTQDLPPPGPCPRQ